The genome window GGCTGTGTAGTCGGCATCATTACCCCGCCACTTCAGATAGCCCGCCGCGCCTGGAATCTTCTTTTTAGCTGATTCCGGATTCCGCGAAAAAAGATACACCTGATCCCCGCGCTGGCTGAACATCGTAAAAAGGATATTCCCGATGAGACCGGTTCCGCCTGTTATAACTATCTTTTTCATTTTCTTTTATCCGTTTTCCTGACAATACTTTAATTTGCACACTTAACTTAAATCATACTCCGGTAATTTGGAAAAAACTTCTCGCCTTGCTTTCATAGACCTTCACCGCGGACTGGTGCTTCTGCTGATGATTGAGGTCCATGTGTTTAACGCGTTCCTGCTGCAGTCCTACCGTCCATCCGGATGGTTCATGATTCTGAACTTCATCAACGGACTGGTTGCGCCGTCTTTCCTGTTTATTTCCGGCTTTGCATTTATCCTTGCAAGCCAAAAAAAGATAAAAGAGTTCCGCACCTTCGGATGGCAGTTTTACCGGCAGGTCGGGCGAATACTGCTTATCCTGCTGGCCGGCTACAGTCTTCATCTGCCGTATTTCAACCTGAGCAAGACGCTGCAAAAATCAACCCCGGAGCAGTGGCGTCATTTGTTTGCCATAGACGTTCTGCAGTGTATTGCCGTTTCTCTGCTTCTGCTCTTTTTGCTCCGGCTGGTGATAACCAATGACCGAGTATTTAAGTATATAACGGCATTCTTCACCCTGGCATTTATCCTTCCCGCGCCTCAGATCTGGGTGACGGATTTCAGCGGCATGCTTCATCCCGCGCTTGCCGCGTATATGAACAAAATGGGGGGTTCGTTGTTTCCTCTCTTCCCCTGGTCAGGGTTTCTTTTTCTCGGAGCGTTTCTTTCCATCATCTTCAGTGAATTCAGGCAGAAAGGCGAAGAGGCAAAATACTTCGGCGCGATGTTATATACCGGAATTATTTTTGTGCTTGCCGGTTCGCTGCTGTATATAGAAGAGTCTCCCCTGCATATGGCAATGATGAAGCCGGAGATCACCTTCTTCTTTCTGCGGGCAGGATATATATTCCTGATTTTCTACGCGTGCTGGCTTTTTGCTAAACAGGGGGAGAGGCCGGCTGTCAGGATTCTTTCCGGATTCGGAAAAGAATCACTGCTGGTTTACTGGCTGCATCTGCAGGTTATCTACCGGAAGATTGGCGGGGAGAGTCTGAACGGCAGTTTTAAATATACTCTGAACGTCATGGAATCCATAGCCGCAACCATACTTCTTGCGGCACTCATGTGGGGTGCTGCTTACGGCTGGTCTGCACTCAAGCAGAACTATCCAAAGGCGTTTCAGTACGGAACCCCGGCTGCAGTCGCGGCTCTAATCATTTTTTATATATCAACGTAACATAACCACGTACAATTATCATGAACAATACCGTTTTAATCACCGGCGGAGCAATGGGCATAGGCCTGGCAACCGCTAAACGATTTCTCAAAAAAGGGGATACTGTTATCCTGTGGGATATCAACAGTACCGCACTCGAAAAAGCCGCCTCTGAACTTGCTCCCCTTGGCAAAATCTACTCATTTTCCTGTGATGTTACAAAAAAGGATGAAGTCTATGAAACCGCACGCAAAACCCTGGAAGCCGCGGGCCGTGTGGATATTCTGGTGAATAACGCCGGATGGGTAATCGGCGGAGATTTCCTTGAACGGAGCGATGAGGAGTGGGAGAAAACCATTGCAATTAATTTTACATCGCTGATATATACAACGCGCGCTTTTCTGCCAGGTATGTATGAGCGCAACCGCGGTCATGTGGTTAATATCTCATCAGCTTCAAGTACGCTAGGTGTTGCCGGACTTGCGGTGTATGCCGGTACCAAATGGGCGGTGCACGGCTTTACCGAATCCCTCCGTTTTGAAGCTTACAATGCAGGCAAGACCGGTGTTAAGTTTTCGACCGTTCACCCGAGCTATATTGCAACCGGACTTTTTGAAGGAGCCGAACTCGGTTTCCCCGCTAAATATATAGCGCCACTGATTAAAAGCCACGATGTTATAGCAAAAGCGATTGTTGAAGATGCTGTGGGCAAAGGAAGGTATTCCCCCAAGCGTCCCATAACCGTGCATCTGAATCCCCGCCTGCGGGCACTGCTGCCGGATTCATGGTTTCAGCGGCTGATTATTCTGCTGGGCATTCATAACAGCATGAAATCATGGAAAGGAAGAAACAGGAACTGATTCCGCGCGTAAAAATCTGCTGTATCTCTTCACCAGAGGAAGCAGCACTTGCAGTTAAATACGGAGCTTCAGCTCTGGGTCTGGTGTCGGAAATGCCGAGCGGTCCGGGAGTAATCAGTCTGGAGCTTATCGCAGAGATTGCCGGCGGGGTTCCTCCGGGGGTTTCAACATTCCTGCTTTCCAGCAAAACCAGTACTGAGGAAATCCTTGCCCAGCAACAAATCTGCCGATGCAGCACAATTCAGTTAACTGATTATACAGCAGCGGAAGTGCATCACGAATTGCGGCGCGCTTTGCCAGGGATAAAAATCGTACAGGTGATTCATGTAACAGGGGAGGAGTCCATATATACTGCGCAAAAATATGCGGAGACCGCTGATGCCCTGCTGCTTGACTCAGGCAATACCAATCTTGCGGTAAAGGAGCTCGGCG of Ignavibacteriales bacterium contains these proteins:
- a CDS encoding DUF1624 domain-containing protein, coding for MEKTSRLAFIDLHRGLVLLLMIEVHVFNAFLLQSYRPSGWFMILNFINGLVAPSFLFISGFAFILASQKKIKEFRTFGWQFYRQVGRILLILLAGYSLHLPYFNLSKTLQKSTPEQWRHLFAIDVLQCIAVSLLLLFLLRLVITNDRVFKYITAFFTLAFILPAPQIWVTDFSGMLHPALAAYMNKMGGSLFPLFPWSGFLFLGAFLSIIFSEFRQKGEEAKYFGAMLYTGIIFVLAGSLLYIEESPLHMAMMKPEITFFFLRAGYIFLIFYACWLFAKQGERPAVRILSGFGKESLLVYWLHLQVIYRKIGGESLNGSFKYTLNVMESIAATILLAALMWGAAYGWSALKQNYPKAFQYGTPAAVAALIIFYIST
- a CDS encoding phosphoribosylanthranilate isomerase; translated protein: MERKKQELIPRVKICCISSPEEAALAVKYGASALGLVSEMPSGPGVISLELIAEIAGGVPPGVSTFLLSSKTSTEEILAQQQICRCSTIQLTDYTAAEVHHELRRALPGIKIVQVIHVTGEESIYTAQKYAETADALLLDSGNTNLAVKELGGTGRTHDWSLSRRIRETVSKPLFLAGGLRPENVRQAITTVSPYGLDLCSGVRTNGSLDEEKLAQFIAAV
- a CDS encoding SDR family NAD(P)-dependent oxidoreductase produces the protein MNNTVLITGGAMGIGLATAKRFLKKGDTVILWDINSTALEKAASELAPLGKIYSFSCDVTKKDEVYETARKTLEAAGRVDILVNNAGWVIGGDFLERSDEEWEKTIAINFTSLIYTTRAFLPGMYERNRGHVVNISSASSTLGVAGLAVYAGTKWAVHGFTESLRFEAYNAGKTGVKFSTVHPSYIATGLFEGAELGFPAKYIAPLIKSHDVIAKAIVEDAVGKGRYSPKRPITVHLNPRLRALLPDSWFQRLIILLGIHNSMKSWKGRNRN